Genomic segment of Arvicola amphibius chromosome 7, mArvAmp1.2, whole genome shotgun sequence:
CTACACACGGTGAGTTCCGGCCCCACCCTCTTTCAGTCTTGCCCAGAACCCTCTTTTGGTCTGCAAAGGTTATAGGGTCTCCTAGTTGGGTCCAGACTGTTTACTCATGGTTTGGGCTGTCCAGTCAGAGGCCATTATCATGGGGATTGGGTGGCAGCCAGAAGATATGCAGAGGCCCGACTGAGTGCCCATTTTTCCCAGCAGATTTCATTCCTCGGGGGCCTGGGACTCAATGAAGGCGTTAACTGGCTGATCAAACACGTCATCCAGGAGCCTCGGCCCTGTGGAGGTAGGGCTGGGACTTCGAGGACCCAGGGCTTCACGTTGGACATTATGAGGAAGCCCATGTCCTCCCATGATgccctgttcttttcttctcctccaggCCCACACACAGCAGTGGGCACTAAGTACGGGATGCCCTCCAGCCACTCCCAGTTTATGTGGTTCTTCTCTGTCTATTCCTTCCTGTTCCTGTATTTAAGGTGAGCTTCTTGCCCCCACTCCTACCCCTGCCCAGGGGCTGTTGGGTTGCCCTTGTTCAGGCTGTGGGCTGAGGCTGTCTGATGTACCTCTTTTTCCAGAATGCACCAGACAAATAACGCCAGGTTCTTGGACTTGCTGTGGAGGCACCTGCTCTCCCTGGGGCTCCTCACTGCAGCCTTTCTCGTCTCCTATAGCAGGTATGAAGGGAGGAGCCCCATCTTGCAGCCTGCCCACTGGGGTCCTGCTAGGATTTTGGTCTCTTTTGAACAGTCTCTGTGGCCCTCGGGCCCAGAGGCTTCGGCTGCCCTGACTAACAGCAGGGTAAGCCCACGATCACAACAGCAGCTTCTTGTATTAGCCATTTGTTCCAGCTTCCAGGTagggtgggggtaggaggggTGCACGCTTGCAGACAGACTCCAGTTTAAGAACTggccaggaaggaggcaggaggagcacgGGCTGCTCCTGCGTCCCTGCTGCCCTCTGGAAGTGCCTCTTCCTTTTGAGTCTTCACATCTGCACACCCAGGGGCCGAGGAACTGGCCCTCGGGCAGGGGGATTGTGCAAGCCCATCCCTGATTGGTTCTCATGAATTTCCCTCTGGCCTTGTCATAGGGTCTATCTTCTGTACCACACCTGGAGCCAGGTACTCTATGGGGGTATTGCTGGAAGCCTCATGGCCATCGCTTGGTTCATCTTCACCCAAGAAGTTCTCACCCCACTGTTCCCCAGGATAGCAGCCTGGTAACCAAttccccatcccttcccagcACCTTGTCCCTGCCCCTCCTGCAGGTGTGACCATCTTTGGAGAGCCTGGTGTCCAGGATGGCCCAGTGCCTGGACCTCTGGTGGCATGAGCTGTAGCACCCACTCTCCTGCTGTCGCCTCCCCCAGGGGCTTCTGGGCCTCTCAGGCTCAGCAGCCAGAGTGCCATCATCTGTCCTTGCTTCTGCACTTAGAGACTCAGGAGGCAGCAAGAGTCTCATGGAGCAGTGGAGGAGGCTGGAGGGCTCCAGGAACTGTTGGGATATCTGGCTTGGTGGTAGGCTTATGCCCTCACCATGGCCCTGGCTTTTGGGTAtctgtctctccaggcccatcTCCGAGTTTTTACTCATCCGGGACACGAGCCTCATTCCCAATGTGCTCTGGTTTGAGTACACAGTAACCAGGGCAGAAGCCAGGTGAGTTCAGGGGACAGTAGTCACTCCACACTGTCCTCCATTTGGAAGGTTCCTCCAAAGCTAGATACTTGCTTCCATTCTGACCCAGAATTCCTCTATGCTCCATTTTTTCAGATGGAAAAAGTGAGGCCCAGAGAGAAGGGAGTCCCTTGCCTGGGCTCTGTCTGTGAGTGGGTGGGAGAGTTGGCTACGCTCGCCCAATGTGAGCGCTCACCCTCCACAGCACAGATACAGAGCTGGGCCTTGGGGTTTTCAGGGCACACGAGTATGGCCGTCCTAGAATTCTCTAGCTTTCTGTTAGCTGGGTAGGCTGAGGTACACTGGGCCATCTCGAAGCTGAGTACAAGTCAGGGCAAAGCTGGACTTCGGTGTCTCCTGACTCATCCTCTTCTACTTAACTCTTCCCCAGTCTGGGGTGGAGCTCTTCAAGGGTTGGGGAGGCCAGCTGCTCCCTAAACTCTGAGCAGAGCTGAGGCAGGTCAGGCTCCAGAGGATGCCACTGGGCAGTGCGGGCAGTGTGGGTGTCTGGCAGCTAGGAGAAGTGTTAGGACATCAAGGTCCGCATTATCCTAATGAGCTTGAGGGCAAAGCCTGGGATCCATGAGGAAAGGAGATTTGAGGGTTAGGGCAGAGCAATCCCATTAGTGACAGAAAGGCCCCAGATGCCTCAGGCTCAGCTCCCCACCTGGCTCCAGAGTAACCAGCCCTGCCCGGCCCTGCTCAGGCAGCTACTACCTGCCTTCATCCTCCGCTCTCCCTAGCACCTGCTCCGTGTCAGGCTATGTGCAGGGGCTGAGCACAGTGAGACAGCCATGTTCCCACCCTCCTGGTGGTCAAAGTAGCAGGGATCCGTGAGGATGGAAGGACCGGGGCCACATCACACCAGGGCCCTGTGGGCCACAGTTAACTTTCTAGTTGTGCAGGTACCTTACATGAGCACTGTTACTTCTGAGCCTCAGCTAGCCCCTCTAGAGCACAGTGGTGATTCTTCCTGTGTCCCTCCAAGTAGATGCTTCCTCCCAGGCAGCCCCCTTGAGTATACCTTCCTCTGCTTGCATATCCACCTCCAGAAGAGTATGCCACCTTTTTGTAGCTGCTTTGGGGGTAGCAGCAGAACTCCCCACAAGTAGACCCAGACAAATATCACTGGCCTTTCTCGTCTTGACCCAGCCCTATCTTGCCATCCCCTTACTCAATTCCTGAGTTCCAAACCTGGGCCATCGCGCTACAGCCCAACCTAATGCTGGCCCTCTTCAGGTTCCAGCCCATGGCAGGAGCTCTGATTGGCCTGGCCCTGGCCAGGGTGGGTATGGTTGGGCATTGGCCTGTCTCATTGAGActgagcagggagagagaatagcTGTGGGGCTTGCCACTCAATACCAGGCATCCCCACATCTAAGCCAGCTCCATTTTGCAGGAACAGACAACGCAAGCTGGGAACAAAATTGCAGTGACTGGTGGGTGTGGCTGGGTCAAGCCTCCGAATCTGGCCTGTACCATGCCTTGCATGACGGACGGACATGATGGACGGAGGGGTGAAGCAGAGACCGCTACAGACCCAAGTCACCAAGTggagcctttttctttcttactttaatTTTAATGGACATGGTAGACCAAAGGGCTGAGTCAGGCCCTCAGCGAGGACCCTGGGAGGGCCTGCTCTCTGTGGGCCACACGGCCAGAGACCCTGGCTCTGCTGCTGTCCGCTCCTGACTGGGTGGAGAGTGCTCTTGGCATGGGCCTGGGTTGGCTAGAGCACGGGGGCTCGGCCCTCTGGTCTTGAGACAGGAGCTCCAGGTGGCGGAGTGCACACTATTTATTTTTTGGGATTATGGAGTCTGGGCTGAAGAGGCTGCTCTGCAGTGGCTGCCCTGTGTACAAAGGGGCTCAGGTCAGCTCCCAGGCGGTGTCCTGAGCCACAGGTTGGACAGCCTGCCTCCTGTTGGACCTGAGTGGGGCCCTGGGGCCTGGAGCCCATGAGTGAGCATCCTCTGCTCTCCCTGCCACCATTGCCATTCCAGAACCTTGTCAGTGTTTCCTTGTCTGGGGGCAGGGCCCAGAGTGAGCACCCGGCTGTCGGCTGCTGTCATTGTGTTCTTCCCTACATCAACCCAACTTCACAAGGGCTTTCTCTGGTCCTCTGTCCCCAAGACAGTAATCCCTTCCTGACAAGAGAGCCTGCACATATGGGTAAGCACACCCAAGCGTTTACAGCTCCTTCTGTCTGGCCGTCCAGTAGCATCTGTCTTCATTCCCACTTGAACAAAACAGGAACCAGGAGCTAGGATTCTGGCAGTATGGCCGTGCTGACACCCTCCCCCATCAGCTGCCCTGTGTGCTCTGGATTTCTCCCTGTCCTTCTGGCCTGCTCTGGAGGCCAGAAACCTGCGTGGGTTGACCCTGGAGGCTGCCTGGGTGTGGGCTCTCTGATCCCCACCTGCCCAGCTGCAAGGGGTCCCTCTTTGGGCCTCTCTCTGAGTTGCCCTGCCACGGTTGTGGAGATGCTCCCAGAACTGAAGCAGCCCCTGGGGACTGTGTTtaactcccccctcccctttccttttggAGGTTCCTAACCTGCTGCTGAAGCACAAGTTTTTGGTGCTTTCCTTTCGTGTTTGTTAAAGGCTGTGTCCGAGCCCGAGATGCCAGGGCCAGGGCTGGTTTCTGGGGAGGGAGGTCAGTCacattccctctccttcccctaggatttttattttttactttttgcctGAGACAAGCCAAGTGTGAGGtggtttaagaaaataaatgaaattgtttactattgttttaaaataaaatctgaaactcTGGAGACTGAGTACACATTAACTGAGctcatggggggtggggggggctgggACAGCTGGGGCCCGGGTGGCCCTTTGGGACAGGGATGTGGTAAGGCCCTGAAGCCATAACCATTTCCAGGATACTCAGTTCCCTCTAGCCCCGAAAGTGAGGGTTTGAATGGCCTCAATACCTGCCACAGGGGCTTGCCAGCCTCTGGTGCCTATGCCACTGCAGTCTGTCACCCAGAATAAACATGCCTGTGTTCCCGTCAGACACTCTCCCTGCCTGGTATAGGCTAGCCCTGACCAGGTGTTCTTCCACAGAACAGTCTTAAGGGCTGGGGAGTATCTGCCCTTCACAGCGGTTTCACGGTCAGCATCGCTTGTGCTGTCTGCTTCAGTGTGTACAGGTGGCCAGACGCCTTGCAGTGAGCACAGGCTGCCCTGAAGCAGGTGGTTTCCTTTCCTGGCAGGTTATGCCAAGGTGCACAGCCACACCCTGTGGGTGAGGGGGAATGGGAGGTCACCATGGTCCTCACATGGTGGGGGAGGGTAGGATCTTAACAATTAGGACTTCTGACTAGTAGTGACCCCAGGAGAAAGGATGTATCTTGGACTTGAAATTATTGTCACAGTCTTTAAGTTACAGTGAGCCCTGCCTGGGCTTCAGCTCTTCTCTGGGGCCACACCCAGACAGCTCCTTTCTGCACACCTGCTGCCCTGGGACAGCTCATGGGTGTGGTGTGAGACTGGGCTGAGTAGAGACCTTTAGTTGTGCCATTTAGTAGCACAGTGACATTAGCTCCTCTGAGCAGGTTTCACGGGAAAACTGGTACATGCCACAGGTCAGGTGACACACAGGTCAGTCAGACCATGAAGCACTTTCTTCACAGATGTGACAGCCTCCCAGCCCTGCATTCCAAACACATGTGTACCCAGGGTCTTGGGCAGGATATATGTACCCTCTAGCAGGTATCAGGGTTGGGGACAATACATGGCTCTGATCTGGTGGCGGATTCCCTAGGCTTCCTCCAATAAGCATTTGCCTCCAATGATTGGGACCCTGCTTCACTAGCTCTCCTGATGAGTTCAGAGCAGAGCAGCTGAACTGGCTTTTAGGTCCGTAGCACCCCACTAGCTATGGGCTTGAGAAGCCAAGAGGAGGGTGCTGTAGAAATAGACCCACTAGGGTCTGGCACCATCCCTGGCTTGGCACCAAAGTTGAGCCCAGTGAGGACTTCTCTTGGTTTCCATCGGAGCATACTGGCCCACTGGCTAATTGGACAGCAGCTCTCAGAACCAGAGATAGCTAGGGTGGCAAGGCCAGGTCTTTGGCCTCTACTTCCCCCCAGCTGAAGCTCGTCTTCACCAGCGCTTCTCTTTATTGATCACCTGGAATATTCACATATGCAGCCATGAATGTAGTTCTGGACAAGCTGAATGGAAGCaagaaggctggggcaggagtcACCAGAAAGAGCACAGCAACTGGGAGATGGCACCTCGAGGTGGGTAATGGAGGCGAGGCCTCAGGGGGCTGAGAGCCCTCAGTGCTAGATAGTTCTCTGAGTCCTTGGGCGTTCATAGGTGACAGATTTCAGCTTGGCTGTGGAGATGGTAGTGACTGGCCAGGGCTGAGGAAAGGGGCTCTTCACAGCCCCAGCTCTGAGAAGAGATGGGCTAGCCTGGTTCCCTTCCCTGGGGCTCATGGTGGTGAGCTGAACTCAGCCATGGCACTTGGACTATGACAGATGCTGAGGACAGGACCTGGAAGGCACTTGGCTTGGACTTTGGGGCCCTGCTAGAGATTTTCCCTGGCTCAGTCAAATTGGAGGGCACAGGAACCAAGGAACTGAGCCATGGCAGGTGTCCATCCCAAAGAAGGCGTGGTTGTAGTACTGGCAGGCCTTGGCCTGGGCTCAGAGTTTGGCCCTGGGGTGGTTCTGTAGTAGGCTACGCATGTCCAGCAGAGCTTTCTCCAAGTAGTGAGCCATGCGGGCAGCGTTCGTCTCAGCACAACTGTTGTAGGCCGATACGGAAAAGTTTATATGGGCCTCCATGGGGTTATAGCAGATGCCATATCCATCTGGGACCACAGGGCCGAAGAACATGACGCAGTCTGTCTTGGCAGGCACCTGGGGACAGCAGGTTCAAGGTTTTCATGGCCAGGCCTGCAGTGGCCCTCCTGCTCCTTGGTTTTACCAGTTTGCCTCTGTATCCACTCCCCCCCTCCACcggctctttcctttcctccatggGCTGAGCTTTCCTTCGCGTTCCTAGAGAGAGCAGCTGTGCTCCTCTGACCCCCAGCACTGCCTCCCCGCCTGTGCTCCACAGATCCGGGGAGTTTCCTGGGACTATGGCTCACCCCCAGCTGTGTCTCAGCACCCAGCACGTGTTAGTTGATATTGATCTGGGAGTCATTTACAAATGGAACTGATTCTCTGAGAGGCCTAAGCCTTCCCATCCTTGTCACAGCAGTGTCCCCACCCTGAGCTCCTGCTTGGGAACTCGGTTGCTTTGGCAATGAGCCTATGGTGAGCTGTGTGGGCCACATTACCCCTAAGGTCCAGCTGCCAGTGGGTTCTAAAGGTTATtcgtgttttatatatgtgtatgcctgaGTTTGGgcatgtgtgccacatgtatgtgtgtgcccacagagaccagaagacatcAGCTAACccagaactgaacctgggtcatctggaagaacagcaagtgctcttagccgtCACTCCAGCCCCTGCCAGTGGGTTCTACTAACCCTACCCTGGGGGCACCTAAGGCGGTGGCCTACCTGGCTGGTAGAAAGGTTGAAGTGCATAGCAATGGCATAGGAGGTATCCATGAAGATGTCAGGCATGCTCACGAGGTCCTCAATGGCTTGCAGCTTCAGACCCAGGAGGTGCCGGTCAAAGGCCTCCCCTCGGATTGCCTGTGGGAGGGGGAACTGTAAGAGGCAGGTGCTGCAGGGTCACATCCCTGCTCTCCTCAGGAGTCTGTGGCACTGGTCTCTCAGAAACATGAGGTCAAGGTATCTAGGTAGAAGAGCCCTCACCTCCCAGATGGGGAAACTAGGGCCATAGAGGAATAGACAACTGGCAGGGAGGCAGAACAGTGCAGGACTTAAAACAAGCTTTTAgcaagtggtggcacacgcctttaatcccagcactcgggagacagaggcaggaggatctctcaatttgaggccagcctggtctccagagcaagttccaggtcagccagggccacacagagaaaccctgccttgaaaacaacaaaccaaaccaaacatgaGCTCTGGTAATGAGCGGTTGGTTTAGTGAGAGCTAGACAGTGTCTGCATGTAAGATGAGCAGTGTCCGTGTATGCCATGGAACAAGGTCAGGTGGGGTCTGCACGTGTGTTTAACAGGGCAGTGTCTCTGCATGTTGAGTAACATGGGGCAGTGTGCCCTTCCTATGACAGGCAGTGTCTATGTGTGCCTTGCTTGTAGCATGGACACACTGTACCCACTAATGCTCAGACCACCACCTGACTAGCTGCAGCCTCAGCTGCTGGAGAGCAGGAGAGATGCCATCTGCTGGGCCATCAGGGAGTGTGCACAACACGAGACTGGAAGGCATGTGCTCAATGCCATCATGGAACTGGAACAGGGCAGTGGCTAGGTTGACCCTGGTTTCACCAACTTTCAAATGGTAAtatcaattactttttaaatttatttcgcatgcattggtgttttatctgcatgtatatctgtgtgatggGTGTTGGATCCCggttactgacagttgtgagctgccatgtgttgggaattggaagagcagtcagtgctttttttttttttttttttttttagatttctttatttattatgtacagtattctcagtgctctgcctgcaggccagaagagggcacaagatctcattacagatggttgtgagccaccatgtggttgctgggaattgaactcaggacctttggaagaacaggcggtgctcttaaccactgaaccatctcttcagccccagtcagtgctcttaaccaccaagacatctctccagcccggcgatattaatttaaaatagtgAGATTCCCAGGGGCTCCAGagaacagacagacaagcaggggTGATAACGGACAGTAAGGAAGGAGAGCAGGGCTCACTCACTCGGTCAGTGTAGGCTCGGTGGGCCTGCACAGCCTTCCGAAGCAGCTCCACCTTCTGCTGCTCCTGCGGGTGGggtggaaaagagaaagctgaagtgcta
This window contains:
- the Dolpp1 gene encoding dolichyldiphosphatase 1; the encoded protein is MAADGQCSLPASWLPVTLTHVEYPAGDLFGHILAYLSLSPIFIIVGFLTLIIFKRELHTISFLGGLGLNEGVNWLIKHVIQEPRPCGGPHTAVGTKYGMPSSHSQFMWFFSVYSFLFLYLRMHQTNNARFLDLLWRHLLSLGLLTAAFLVSYSRVYLLYHTWSQVLYGGIAGSLMAIAWFIFTQEVLTPLFPRIAAWPISEFLLIRDTSLIPNVLWFEYTVTRAEARNRQRKLGTKLQ